In Lytechinus pictus isolate F3 Inbred chromosome 17, Lp3.0, whole genome shotgun sequence, the genomic window TCTATGGATCAGCCATAATACTATAGGCTTACTTTACTTCATTTTGCCAACTTGTTGCCCTAATCTGTACATGGGTACCGACAGGAAGTAAATCCTCAagaagctgtgagcaccggaatcaATAGACTATAGCTTAACCGGGgtaatgtaagaaaatattgatCACCTAGCTGACACATTTTAAGACTGGCCCTTTTTTTATAACGCTCAGACCATGAATaagtttttttaaggaaaataaTGGTACACAAGATAAAGGTAGTGATATATGATTTTAATACGAttagttttttttatagtgcCAGACTAGTGAAAGAAACCCTTCATGGTTCCTTCCCTAGAATGCAGGAATTTGTTCAGAAACGGTTATACTAGTATTTACAAGCGAATACGAAATCAACAAAAGCCATTCTTTTGTACAGGCTTCATGCGACATAACAGCACCAAGCAAGTACAGGTAACTATCACAAATTGCTTGCAAAGATCAAATGGACTTCACAAGACTTTCAATGTTTATTACATTTTACAGTATGTTCTAATCCTACAGTACAGGAGTCGTGCGATTGACCTCAGAGGGAAGCTCTCATTTTAACAAATTGTGAGTAATTcagaaattataattattttaaaatatacattttgattTGTCATTCAGGTGTGTCATTATCTACATTTGCATTTAGAGAGCGAGGTATGCAATTTCAGCCTTGAAATCATTCCACCGTGCAGTACCGGAATGTCAGCATCGGGGTCATTTTCTACAGTTCTCCCGAGTGTGGTCACAttgttttaaagtatttttcagagtgaatattatcatacataGCAAcacttaaataaataaaatgattgttttAACAGGATAGCAAATGATATAATTGACATCGTTATACACAGATAAGGCAAaatgcatgggcggaaatccctgGGGGAACGTTTGCAATTCAAATACAAAGCAACATCaatacccaaaatagtagggggggggggcatagtatcaaatgtccccctactatttttggtattttatgatggatcaaaatacatcacttcacaatcgaaataatacatgcattttggactaaatgacaaaagttaccttacattttgggtgataaacttttttttgcttatcaaattttccaggccctGGTCCCCCTTCCTTTGGGGActgatttccgcccatggcaaAATGTAATAAGTATCAAAAGAATAGTATACACTTCTTATACATAAAACTACAAGTGTTTAATGTTTTAGTTGTCCTAGTAACTAAGTTACGCGCATGTTGAAAATGCACCAGTGGTTAGTTTTTTAAAGAAGACGGATGGAAAAccctcaataatttttttagcgAATCTTGATTGAATTgtttaaagaaacaaaatatacaaaatggaGATCGAAGAAATAATGTTATGTAATGTTGAAGAGGTCTCGATGTGTAACTATATATTACAGCACGTTTTTCATTGGCAAACATGGACATAGTCGTATATGTCATTTTTTCctctcaaaataaaataaataaaggtcAATGGTGAATATGTAGATTTTGTTTACAAGCAAACCGATATAACACCATATCTTGAAAGCGATATCCGTGGATGTCCACAAAGTCTCATATTCTCAGTGACcttgaacaaaaattgtatgGCTTTAACTATTGGCTCCATACAAAGGATTGTCTATCATTTCGTCGGATGGACCAGATCCTTCTTGCCGGCTTATTCCAATGGCGGAACTTTCATTTTGACTTCCATAGAGAGGGTTGTCGATCAGCTCGTCTGTTGGTTCAATTTCTGTCTGACTGGTGACTCCCTGTCTGCCAGGTCTGTCACAACCATCGCCGTACAGAGGGTTATCTACGAGTTCTTCAGTTTGGGCTAAATCTTGTATATTTGACGCCAGGCCATCCGGCTTGTTACTTTGAGCGCCATACAAAGGATTGTCGATGAGTTCATCAGCGCGCGATTCGTTCTGAAGAGTCACCCCGTCTTTGGTGGGTTTGTCATTCTGACTTCCGTATAGAGGGTTGCCTATCAGATCGTCTACTGCTGCATATTCCGGCTTAGTGCTGAGTCCCTGTTCTGGAGAAAAGCGACTGGATTCTGCATCTGAATTATTGGATCTGAGGTCATCTGGAGACGGTAATCGTGACAACACGTTAGGCATGTTGGACGCGTGGCTAGCAGATCTGTCGCTCTGTCCGCCATACAAAGGGTTGTCTACCATTCCATCCGAGTCAGCCGAGCCTGCTTGCTCTGAGAAGTCCTGCACTCTGGATCCTTGATCCTGTCCCCCATACAAAGGATTGTCTACGAGACCTTGCGAGTCTGCTGATTCTGGTTGTTTCAAGGATTGCTGCTCCGCTGCAGATCTATGTTCCTGTCCTCCGTACAAAGGGTTTTCCACGAGATCATTCAGCTGGAGAGACCGTTGTGTCGGATTGTCAGGAGCTTCCTCATAGACAGGATCGTTGATCTCAGCAATCAAAGGATCAGATACCTTAGCAATTTGGTCACTACAGTCATATACAGGGTTCTTTACCAAGTTGGAACTAATGGCGCTGTTCGGGTTGTTAACTTTAAAATCTGCAGCTGCTGTCGATTTTGGAAGTTGGTGGCCGTCTGGATCAAGGTCGTCTCTAATGTCAGCGTAATAGACTACATCTGAAGGTTGATTTGGATATGAATAGCGAACTTCGGGATCAGCTTGGGGAGTGGTTCCATTTATGTTGACCAATTTACCTTTCGTTTTGGTTGCTCGGTTTCTTTATAAGAAAATAGTAattcaaatgtaaataaaaaatatacataaaaatacTACTGTATACTTTAAGATAAAAAAGGACAAAACAAAAACTGAATTCATTTTAGatatgaagagtttggttgcaataggggttaggtccactttggaccattccgagaaaaaaaaatcatgtattttattctcacttattgcaatatgcagatatgataaacaaaattgtcatgatgtactaccctatcatatgaacataaaattgggtataataGAAATCTACATGTCTTCAATGTTTTtctacataattatgttttcaaaaataatcattgtggacctaaccccttttgcaagcacactgaaattaatccaatctcttttgccacttttattcacgttttaatgtgaattccaattttctttggtatcatcagagcgactaaaatctagattttgagacagaaaacaatacaatttatgaaagacctaaccccttttgacgaGCTCTTTAAAAgtgtttggttgcaaaaggggttaggtccactccaagaaaatcatgcTTTTATTACCCTTTTTAATATTcctatgcgaaactaaattttcattatccctaccatgtgaacataaaattggttataaaagaaatctacctgtcttcatattttttaaaaatattctttaaaaaaaaatatggacctaaccccttaaccccttttgcaaccaaactgaattggacctaaccccttttgaaaaaaaagtgattttcctTTGCCATTTATGTGcaatttttaatgggaatttgaacttttttgttgctatcatcttatagagcaactaaaaatctatacattgagacaaaatcaaatatgatgaaaaatggatctaaccccttttgcaaccgagctcttatatacatgtacatcgaaTAATTCAAACTACTTGAGACAGCAACGAACGTAACCAATGATACTGCACTATTCGATTCCCATCTTCAAACTTGAGCTACAACATGAAGTGCAGACTCAAGTTAAATATTCGTTTCCTTTCTCATTCAGAGTTACTTGTCTTGATCACTATTGTTAAATCatgtttatatattcattttatttccgtCGGAAAGATTTGGTGCTGAAGTTCATAAACATGTGCCATCATGGAGGCAACCGAGTTGTTTATTGTCttgataaatatattttcataatttaattgATGTTAATTGCATTACCCTGCAAGCATTGCTTCTAAAAAAAACTTCCGACGGGGTCCTGATGTTTTCATATAATGCCTTTTTTCTGCAAAGATATCCATGATCTGTAAGGAAGTGATATCAATGTGCATGtactcatcattttctttatacATGTGCAAATATTGGCCTACCTTTGCCGACAGTAACATAGGACAGGAACCAGAACTGCAATGACTGCTACACAAGAACCGAGACCGGCTGCTACAGGTATAATCCACATCGGCCTATTATTTGATGAAGGAGCTGTAATTGATTGATATTCAGACTTTCACTTGATATTAGACTAGAGCCATTCGGGTAAAAGAGGGCTCTATAAACTTCGAGaggcattttggggtaaaatttGGGAAACGGACTTGTTTCACACAATTTTAatgtgctgaatctgataagacaGGTTTCCAAGCCGATTTCTCATGTtggaccacctaatttgcataaacaaaatggctgccaattgCCGATTCAATTCTACAgtattcttttataatattcgctttcacagacACATGAATACTGCACAATCCTGCATAAACATGTACATAACGTTTACCATtcggcaaaatttgttatttttgtttgcggttaattaattatgcaaatatattatattttgcaatattatgctataatttcaaaattttagcTTAGACGTTTATAATTTTTGGTACAAATGTCATTTGCATCAATATAAATAATTGCACGGCCCTTAAGATATTATATCACAATcgatgtttatttattttgttctttgaatttcttatgtatttctttgtattttctaccatttgttttgtacatgttttgttaaGGGATCCGTCAAAGTTTTGATTGTCAAACACAGAAATATAATTAGCATCAATGATTTAATCATTGAATCACGCTTTCTAAAACAACTTTTAATTTCTATATATCCATGGGCATATAAACATGCACCCACACCCATACCCGCGTCTGGATACGAAGTAAAATGTTTGCTAGGTAGACCTTCCCATTTTCCTACACACTGGTAGTGATTTAGCAATGTGCTTGTCTGTATTAAAAGCGAAGGCGTTTATTGATTGCTTCAATTTCAATTACAAATGAGATAAATCAATTCATAGATTATTAATACTTAAATCTTAATCAAGACAACACTGTGTCATTCTCCGATCCTTTATTGTTTTCCTCAATCAGTTGCATATAATATCCTTTCGTGTAGTAATGTTCCCCGCCCAACGCAATCTGATTAGTTatgtgttttcttttgcaatatGAAGTGAAAACATCCTGCTGAAAATGAAAAGTCCTGTGTTTTTCTATATTATGCTGGTCAAACTTTCCCAATTTGTCAAAACTTAAATAAACCCACATAGAAACCATATGATGTCTCATTTTGTCTATAAAGTAGACCTTCAAAAAGCCAGACTGTGGTGTTATGAAGTTCCACAACGAACAAATTACTCTATGTACCCCTAACAACGAATTTTGATCATTGGACTTCATTAACGGATTGCATGTTTATCTCCACATAGTATCTTTACCAATGGTATAGTTTACTTAACAGATATTATTGGGAGAAATGGTTACATACCAATGCATAATTTTCAGAGAAAGATCGATATAAAAAGAAGTAAGAATACTGTTATTTTCGACTACACAATACTAAAAAAGGCAATACCAGCAATATGGATAAAAAGTTTGAGCGATAATAGGGGTATCACTATCTGACCTCATGGTTTTATTGTTCCCCAGGTAATGATTGGAAAAAGTTTGAAATGCATCAGTGATCTGAGTAGTAATACTATATATGAACTGTTCCCCTCAAAAATACTTTCACCAATAAATGCTGTTTACATTGGGAGAACAAACTTGATATTGATGTAAATTGGGCAAatgtattttgcaaataatcttaTTCAAGTTAGAGAAAATAAATTACGAGAGTTCAATCTTAAGTTATTATATAATCTCTTACCAGTACGAAGTCACCTGTTTAAATGGAATTTTGCAACAGACGATTTGTGTCCAACATGCAAGGTTAAAGAAGATATTATACATACTTTTATTGACTGTGAACTAAACAAatccttttttaaatacatcaaaattattttgcgaGAAGTTTACGATGTAAAAGTGGAAGTAAACATGAAACAATTACTTAAAGTTGAAAGTGATAGTAAAACAAATCTCTTTGTAACTATTGCATTTTGGTCAATATATAAAGTTATTTTGgataggaaaaaataaaaaacacgtatttataaaagaaataaaaaaacggATAGAAATGTACAACATTGCTAGTACAAAGaccaaagaaaaagatgaaCCGCCCAAGGACTTGCTACGATTCGTGTAAGAACAATCTATGTaacttaaatatgattttgtaattaCTGTAATAATACTTATATGTTTCATGATTTATGATTAATTGTGTAACCTTTGATTTGAATGTGATTTACTGTGTAACCCATGATTTGGATGTGAATAAATCCTCTAATAGAGGCAAAA contains:
- the LOC129281082 gene encoding uncharacterized protein LOC129281082, whose protein sequence is MENGRSPFTPVVSVDNITVYQTPYTAPSVTAQSSTDPFTTNTHSETQAIIKEGDTTIIIHNVEAPSSNNRPMWIIPVAAGLGSCVAVIAVLVPVLCYCRQRNRATKTKGKLVNINGTTPQADPEVRYSYPNQPSDVVYYADIRDDLDPDGHQLPKSTAAADFKVNNPNSAISSNLVKNPVYDCSDQIAKVSDPLIAEINDPVYEEAPDNPTQRSLQLNDLVENPLYGGQEHRSAAEQQSLKQPESADSQGLVDNPLYGGQDQGSRVQDFSEQAGSADSDGMVDNPLYGGQSDRSASHASNMPNVLSRLPSPDDLRSNNSDAESSRFSPEQGLSTKPEYAAVDDLIGNPLYGSQNDKPTKDGVTLQNESRADELIDNPLYGAQSNKPDGLASNIQDLAQTEELVDNPLYGDGCDRPGRQGVTSQTEIEPTDELIDNPLYGSQNESSAIGISRQEGSGPSDEMIDNPLYGANS